Proteins encoded within one genomic window of Ovis aries strain OAR_USU_Benz2616 breed Rambouillet chromosome 1, ARS-UI_Ramb_v3.0, whole genome shotgun sequence:
- the SLAMF6 gene encoding SLAM family member 6 isoform X4: MARTLTILTSPTPFSTAKSMIWLFLSLLLVSRLGPGNSVSEDSSPPLVVNGVLGESVTLPSNFSEKENIMSITWLHKGNSVIFISPKEAKIQVTDPKRKDQLNVTKSYSLQINNLTMADVGHYRAQITTSNSYLNTDYNLQIFRRLSNLQVAHHTKRSENNTCEIQLTCSVENPNDNVSFRWQVAGIPYHSETNLSISWDPKSLSEETYTCIAENPVSFLSSSVSDKSVCEGVINGKNEYLDIRWIIIVVVLTCFFQFSTQQTQCPAETVSNLEYASFSSGNTVYAQVTHSNKETKSSNPVKNYDSTTIYSEVNHPQERKPIYSKTTAHHNVVFRSTNHGSPRRKEKKSKLEKKQNHHRLQMT; encoded by the exons GGAACTCAGTTTCAGAAGACAGCTCACCCCCACTGGTTGTGAACGGGGTCCTGGGGGAGTCTGTAACTCTTCCCTCAAACTTTTCTGAGAAAGAGAACATCATGTCCATCACCTGGCTTCACAAGGGAAACTCTGTCATCTTCATATCgccaaaagaagcaaaaatacagGTGACTGATCCAAAACGGAAAGATCAACTGAATGTCACCAAGTCCTACTCCTTGCAGATCAACAATCTGACAATGGCAGACGTGGGACATTACCGTGCCCAGATAACCACATCAAACTCTTATCTGAACACCGATTATAACCTGCAGATCTTCA gacgactgagcaacttacaagTAGCCCATCACACCAAACGTTCTGAAAATAATACTTGTGAGATCCAGCTGACCTGCTCTGTGGAGAATCCAAATGATAACGTCTCATTCAGGTGGCAGGTTGCAGGAATTCCATATCATAGTGAAACAAATCTCTCTATATCCTGGGACCCCAAGAGCCTCAGTGAAGAGACCTACACCTGCATAGCTGAGAATCCTGTCAGCTTTTTATCCTCCTCTGTCTCTGACAAGAGTGTCTGTGAAG gtGTTATTAATGGGAAAAATGAATACCTGGATATCAGATGGATTATCATTGTGGTTGTTTTGACAT gtttcttTCAATTCTCTACTCAGCAAACCCAGTGTCCTG CAGAGACTGTGAGTAACTTAGAGTACGCTTCCTTCTCTTCAGGGAACACTGTGTATGCGCAGGTCACCCATTCAAACAAG GAAACAAAAAGCTCAAATCCTGTGAAAAACTATGACTCCACCACAATCTACTCTGAAGTTAATCATCCCCAAGAG AGGAAGCCCATTTATTCCAAGACAACTGCCCATCACAACGTCGT ttttagaAGTACCAACCATGGCAGTccgagaagaaaagaaaagaaatccaaattggaaaagaagcaaaatcatcaccgtttgcagatgacatga
- the SLAMF6 gene encoding SLAM family member 6 isoform X10: MARTLTILTSPTPFSTAKSMIWLFLSLLLVSRLGPGNSVSEDSSPPLVVNGVLGESVTLPSNFSEKENIMSITWLHKGNSVIFISPKEAKIQVTDPKRKDQLNVTKSYSLQINNLTMADVGHYRAQITTSNSYLNTDYNLQIFRRLSNLQVAHHTKRSENNTCEIQLTCSVENPNDNVSFRWQVAGIPYHSETNLSISWDPKSLSEETYTCIAENPVSFLSSSVSDKSVCEGVINGKNEYLDIRWIIIVVVLTCIFFIALIFIFVQRRKVAGFFQFSTQQTQCPGNTVYAQVTHSNKETKSSNPVKNYDSTTIYSEVNHPQERKPIYSKTTAHHNVVFYVPLGC, encoded by the exons GGAACTCAGTTTCAGAAGACAGCTCACCCCCACTGGTTGTGAACGGGGTCCTGGGGGAGTCTGTAACTCTTCCCTCAAACTTTTCTGAGAAAGAGAACATCATGTCCATCACCTGGCTTCACAAGGGAAACTCTGTCATCTTCATATCgccaaaagaagcaaaaatacagGTGACTGATCCAAAACGGAAAGATCAACTGAATGTCACCAAGTCCTACTCCTTGCAGATCAACAATCTGACAATGGCAGACGTGGGACATTACCGTGCCCAGATAACCACATCAAACTCTTATCTGAACACCGATTATAACCTGCAGATCTTCA gacgactgagcaacttacaagTAGCCCATCACACCAAACGTTCTGAAAATAATACTTGTGAGATCCAGCTGACCTGCTCTGTGGAGAATCCAAATGATAACGTCTCATTCAGGTGGCAGGTTGCAGGAATTCCATATCATAGTGAAACAAATCTCTCTATATCCTGGGACCCCAAGAGCCTCAGTGAAGAGACCTACACCTGCATAGCTGAGAATCCTGTCAGCTTTTTATCCTCCTCTGTCTCTGACAAGAGTGTCTGTGAAG gtGTTATTAATGGGAAAAATGAATACCTGGATATCAGATGGATTATCATTGTGGTTGTTTTGACATGTATATTCTTCATTGcattgatatttatatttgttcaGAGGAGAAAAGTAGcag gtttcttTCAATTCTCTACTCAGCAAACCCAGTGTCCTG GGAACACTGTGTATGCGCAGGTCACCCATTCAAACAAG GAAACAAAAAGCTCAAATCCTGTGAAAAACTATGACTCCACCACAATCTACTCTGAAGTTAATCATCCCCAAGAG AGGAAGCCCATTTATTCCAAGACAACTGCCCATCACAACGTCGT GTTTTATGTTCCACTGGGGTGCTAG
- the SLAMF6 gene encoding SLAM family member 6 isoform X7, with translation MARTLTILTSPTPFSTAKSMIWLFLSLLLVSRLGPGNSVSEDSSPPLVVNGVLGESVTLPSNFSEKENIMSITWLHKGNSVIFISPKEAKIQVTDPKRKDQLNVTKSYSLQINNLTMADVGHYRAQITTSNSYLNTDYNLQIFRRLSNLQVAHHTKRSENNTCEIQLTCSVENPNDNVSFRWQVAGIPYHSETNLSISWDPKSLSEETYTCIAENPVSFLSSSVSDKSVCEGVINGKNEYLDIRWIIIVVVLTCFFQFSTQQTQCPGNTVYAQVTHSNKETKSSNPVKNYDSTTIYSEVNHPQERKPIYSKTTAHHNVVFRSTNHGSPRRKEKKSKLEKKQNHHRLQMT, from the exons GGAACTCAGTTTCAGAAGACAGCTCACCCCCACTGGTTGTGAACGGGGTCCTGGGGGAGTCTGTAACTCTTCCCTCAAACTTTTCTGAGAAAGAGAACATCATGTCCATCACCTGGCTTCACAAGGGAAACTCTGTCATCTTCATATCgccaaaagaagcaaaaatacagGTGACTGATCCAAAACGGAAAGATCAACTGAATGTCACCAAGTCCTACTCCTTGCAGATCAACAATCTGACAATGGCAGACGTGGGACATTACCGTGCCCAGATAACCACATCAAACTCTTATCTGAACACCGATTATAACCTGCAGATCTTCA gacgactgagcaacttacaagTAGCCCATCACACCAAACGTTCTGAAAATAATACTTGTGAGATCCAGCTGACCTGCTCTGTGGAGAATCCAAATGATAACGTCTCATTCAGGTGGCAGGTTGCAGGAATTCCATATCATAGTGAAACAAATCTCTCTATATCCTGGGACCCCAAGAGCCTCAGTGAAGAGACCTACACCTGCATAGCTGAGAATCCTGTCAGCTTTTTATCCTCCTCTGTCTCTGACAAGAGTGTCTGTGAAG gtGTTATTAATGGGAAAAATGAATACCTGGATATCAGATGGATTATCATTGTGGTTGTTTTGACAT gtttcttTCAATTCTCTACTCAGCAAACCCAGTGTCCTG GGAACACTGTGTATGCGCAGGTCACCCATTCAAACAAG GAAACAAAAAGCTCAAATCCTGTGAAAAACTATGACTCCACCACAATCTACTCTGAAGTTAATCATCCCCAAGAG AGGAAGCCCATTTATTCCAAGACAACTGCCCATCACAACGTCGT ttttagaAGTACCAACCATGGCAGTccgagaagaaaagaaaagaaatccaaattggaaaagaagcaaaatcatcaccgtttgcagatgacatga
- the SLAMF6 gene encoding SLAM family member 6 isoform X3, which produces MARTLTILTSPTPFSTAKSMIWLFLSLLLVSRLGPGNSVSEDSSPPLVVNGVLGESVTLPSNFSEKENIMSITWLHKGNSVIFISPKEAKIQVTDPKRKDQLNVTKSYSLQINNLTMADVGHYRAQITTSNSYLNTDYNLQIFRRLSNLQVAHHTKRSENNTCEIQLTCSVENPNDNVSFRWQVAGIPYHSETNLSISWDPKSLSEETYTCIAENPVSFLSSSVSDKSVCEGVINGKNEYLDIRWIIIVVVLTCIFFIALIFIFVQRRKVAGFFQFSTQQTQCPGNTVYAQVTHSNKETKSSNPVKNYDSTTIYSEVNHPQERKPIYSKTTAHHNVVFRSTNHGSPRRKEKKSKLEKKQNHHRLQMT; this is translated from the exons GGAACTCAGTTTCAGAAGACAGCTCACCCCCACTGGTTGTGAACGGGGTCCTGGGGGAGTCTGTAACTCTTCCCTCAAACTTTTCTGAGAAAGAGAACATCATGTCCATCACCTGGCTTCACAAGGGAAACTCTGTCATCTTCATATCgccaaaagaagcaaaaatacagGTGACTGATCCAAAACGGAAAGATCAACTGAATGTCACCAAGTCCTACTCCTTGCAGATCAACAATCTGACAATGGCAGACGTGGGACATTACCGTGCCCAGATAACCACATCAAACTCTTATCTGAACACCGATTATAACCTGCAGATCTTCA gacgactgagcaacttacaagTAGCCCATCACACCAAACGTTCTGAAAATAATACTTGTGAGATCCAGCTGACCTGCTCTGTGGAGAATCCAAATGATAACGTCTCATTCAGGTGGCAGGTTGCAGGAATTCCATATCATAGTGAAACAAATCTCTCTATATCCTGGGACCCCAAGAGCCTCAGTGAAGAGACCTACACCTGCATAGCTGAGAATCCTGTCAGCTTTTTATCCTCCTCTGTCTCTGACAAGAGTGTCTGTGAAG gtGTTATTAATGGGAAAAATGAATACCTGGATATCAGATGGATTATCATTGTGGTTGTTTTGACATGTATATTCTTCATTGcattgatatttatatttgttcaGAGGAGAAAAGTAGcag gtttcttTCAATTCTCTACTCAGCAAACCCAGTGTCCTG GGAACACTGTGTATGCGCAGGTCACCCATTCAAACAAG GAAACAAAAAGCTCAAATCCTGTGAAAAACTATGACTCCACCACAATCTACTCTGAAGTTAATCATCCCCAAGAG AGGAAGCCCATTTATTCCAAGACAACTGCCCATCACAACGTCGT ttttagaAGTACCAACCATGGCAGTccgagaagaaaagaaaagaaatccaaattggaaaagaagcaaaatcatcaccgtttgcagatgacatga
- the SLAMF6 gene encoding SLAM family member 6 isoform X5, translating into MARTLTILTSPTPFSTAKSMIWLFLSLLLVSRLGPGNSVSEDSSPPLVVNGVLGESVTLPSNFSEKENIMSITWLHKGNSVIFISPKEAKIQVTDPKRKDQLNVTKSYSLQINNLTMADVGHYRAQITTSNSYLNTDYNLQIFRRLSNLQVAHHTKRSENNTCEIQLTCSVENPNDNVSFRWQVAGIPYHSETNLSISWDPKSLSEETYTCIAENPVSFLSSSVSDKSVCEGVINGKNEYLDIRWIIIVVVLTCIFFIALIFIFVQRRKVAGFFQFSTQQTQCPAETVSNLEYASFSSGNTVYAQVTHSNKETKSSNPVKNYDSTTIYSEVNHPQERKPIYSKTTAHHNVVFYVPLGC; encoded by the exons GGAACTCAGTTTCAGAAGACAGCTCACCCCCACTGGTTGTGAACGGGGTCCTGGGGGAGTCTGTAACTCTTCCCTCAAACTTTTCTGAGAAAGAGAACATCATGTCCATCACCTGGCTTCACAAGGGAAACTCTGTCATCTTCATATCgccaaaagaagcaaaaatacagGTGACTGATCCAAAACGGAAAGATCAACTGAATGTCACCAAGTCCTACTCCTTGCAGATCAACAATCTGACAATGGCAGACGTGGGACATTACCGTGCCCAGATAACCACATCAAACTCTTATCTGAACACCGATTATAACCTGCAGATCTTCA gacgactgagcaacttacaagTAGCCCATCACACCAAACGTTCTGAAAATAATACTTGTGAGATCCAGCTGACCTGCTCTGTGGAGAATCCAAATGATAACGTCTCATTCAGGTGGCAGGTTGCAGGAATTCCATATCATAGTGAAACAAATCTCTCTATATCCTGGGACCCCAAGAGCCTCAGTGAAGAGACCTACACCTGCATAGCTGAGAATCCTGTCAGCTTTTTATCCTCCTCTGTCTCTGACAAGAGTGTCTGTGAAG gtGTTATTAATGGGAAAAATGAATACCTGGATATCAGATGGATTATCATTGTGGTTGTTTTGACATGTATATTCTTCATTGcattgatatttatatttgttcaGAGGAGAAAAGTAGcag gtttcttTCAATTCTCTACTCAGCAAACCCAGTGTCCTG CAGAGACTGTGAGTAACTTAGAGTACGCTTCCTTCTCTTCAGGGAACACTGTGTATGCGCAGGTCACCCATTCAAACAAG GAAACAAAAAGCTCAAATCCTGTGAAAAACTATGACTCCACCACAATCTACTCTGAAGTTAATCATCCCCAAGAG AGGAAGCCCATTTATTCCAAGACAACTGCCCATCACAACGTCGT GTTTTATGTTCCACTGGGGTGCTAG
- the SLAMF6 gene encoding SLAM family member 6 isoform X2, whose amino-acid sequence MARTLTILTSPTPFSTAKSMIWLFLSLLLVSRLGPGNSVSEDSSPPLVVNGVLGESVTLPSNFSEKENIMSITWLHKGNSVIFISPKEAKIQVTDPKRKDQLNVTKSYSLQINNLTMADVGHYRAQITTSNSYLNTDYNLQIFRRLSNLQVAHHTKRSENNTCEIQLTCSVENPNDNVSFRWQVAGIPYHSETNLSISWDPKSLSEETYTCIAENPVSFLSSSVSDKSVCEGVINGKNEYLDIRWIIIVVVLTCIFFIALIFIFVQRRKVAGFFQFSTQQTQCPAETVSNLEYASFSSGNTVYAQVTHSNKETKSSNPVKNYDSTTIYSEVNHPQERKPIYSKTTAHHNVVYLTTVEPHFYRETIIWC is encoded by the exons GGAACTCAGTTTCAGAAGACAGCTCACCCCCACTGGTTGTGAACGGGGTCCTGGGGGAGTCTGTAACTCTTCCCTCAAACTTTTCTGAGAAAGAGAACATCATGTCCATCACCTGGCTTCACAAGGGAAACTCTGTCATCTTCATATCgccaaaagaagcaaaaatacagGTGACTGATCCAAAACGGAAAGATCAACTGAATGTCACCAAGTCCTACTCCTTGCAGATCAACAATCTGACAATGGCAGACGTGGGACATTACCGTGCCCAGATAACCACATCAAACTCTTATCTGAACACCGATTATAACCTGCAGATCTTCA gacgactgagcaacttacaagTAGCCCATCACACCAAACGTTCTGAAAATAATACTTGTGAGATCCAGCTGACCTGCTCTGTGGAGAATCCAAATGATAACGTCTCATTCAGGTGGCAGGTTGCAGGAATTCCATATCATAGTGAAACAAATCTCTCTATATCCTGGGACCCCAAGAGCCTCAGTGAAGAGACCTACACCTGCATAGCTGAGAATCCTGTCAGCTTTTTATCCTCCTCTGTCTCTGACAAGAGTGTCTGTGAAG gtGTTATTAATGGGAAAAATGAATACCTGGATATCAGATGGATTATCATTGTGGTTGTTTTGACATGTATATTCTTCATTGcattgatatttatatttgttcaGAGGAGAAAAGTAGcag gtttcttTCAATTCTCTACTCAGCAAACCCAGTGTCCTG CAGAGACTGTGAGTAACTTAGAGTACGCTTCCTTCTCTTCAGGGAACACTGTGTATGCGCAGGTCACCCATTCAAACAAG GAAACAAAAAGCTCAAATCCTGTGAAAAACTATGACTCCACCACAATCTACTCTGAAGTTAATCATCCCCAAGAG AGGAAGCCCATTTATTCCAAGACAACTGCCCATCACAACGTCGT ATATCTGACCACAGTGGAACCACATTTCTACAGGGAAACAATTATCTGGTGCTGA
- the SLAMF6 gene encoding SLAM family member 6 isoform X1, with protein MARTLTILTSPTPFSTAKSMIWLFLSLLLVSRLGPGNSVSEDSSPPLVVNGVLGESVTLPSNFSEKENIMSITWLHKGNSVIFISPKEAKIQVTDPKRKDQLNVTKSYSLQINNLTMADVGHYRAQITTSNSYLNTDYNLQIFRRLSNLQVAHHTKRSENNTCEIQLTCSVENPNDNVSFRWQVAGIPYHSETNLSISWDPKSLSEETYTCIAENPVSFLSSSVSDKSVCEGVINGKNEYLDIRWIIIVVVLTCIFFIALIFIFVQRRKVAGFFQFSTQQTQCPAETVSNLEYASFSSGNTVYAQVTHSNKETKSSNPVKNYDSTTIYSEVNHPQERKPIYSKTTAHHNVVFRSTNHGSPRRKEKKSKLEKKQNHHRLQMT; from the exons GGAACTCAGTTTCAGAAGACAGCTCACCCCCACTGGTTGTGAACGGGGTCCTGGGGGAGTCTGTAACTCTTCCCTCAAACTTTTCTGAGAAAGAGAACATCATGTCCATCACCTGGCTTCACAAGGGAAACTCTGTCATCTTCATATCgccaaaagaagcaaaaatacagGTGACTGATCCAAAACGGAAAGATCAACTGAATGTCACCAAGTCCTACTCCTTGCAGATCAACAATCTGACAATGGCAGACGTGGGACATTACCGTGCCCAGATAACCACATCAAACTCTTATCTGAACACCGATTATAACCTGCAGATCTTCA gacgactgagcaacttacaagTAGCCCATCACACCAAACGTTCTGAAAATAATACTTGTGAGATCCAGCTGACCTGCTCTGTGGAGAATCCAAATGATAACGTCTCATTCAGGTGGCAGGTTGCAGGAATTCCATATCATAGTGAAACAAATCTCTCTATATCCTGGGACCCCAAGAGCCTCAGTGAAGAGACCTACACCTGCATAGCTGAGAATCCTGTCAGCTTTTTATCCTCCTCTGTCTCTGACAAGAGTGTCTGTGAAG gtGTTATTAATGGGAAAAATGAATACCTGGATATCAGATGGATTATCATTGTGGTTGTTTTGACATGTATATTCTTCATTGcattgatatttatatttgttcaGAGGAGAAAAGTAGcag gtttcttTCAATTCTCTACTCAGCAAACCCAGTGTCCTG CAGAGACTGTGAGTAACTTAGAGTACGCTTCCTTCTCTTCAGGGAACACTGTGTATGCGCAGGTCACCCATTCAAACAAG GAAACAAAAAGCTCAAATCCTGTGAAAAACTATGACTCCACCACAATCTACTCTGAAGTTAATCATCCCCAAGAG AGGAAGCCCATTTATTCCAAGACAACTGCCCATCACAACGTCGT ttttagaAGTACCAACCATGGCAGTccgagaagaaaagaaaagaaatccaaattggaaaagaagcaaaatcatcaccgtttgcagatgacatga
- the SLAMF6 gene encoding SLAM family member 6 isoform X6: protein MARTLTILTSPTPFSTAKSMIWLFLSLLLVSRLGPGNSVSEDSSPPLVVNGVLGESVTLPSNFSEKENIMSITWLHKGNSVIFISPKEAKIQVTDPKRKDQLNVTKSYSLQINNLTMADVGHYRAQITTSNSYLNTDYNLQIFRRLSNLQVAHHTKRSENNTCEIQLTCSVENPNDNVSFRWQVAGIPYHSETNLSISWDPKSLSEETYTCIAENPVSFLSSSVSDKSVCEGVINGKNEYLDIRWIIIVVVLTCIFFIALIFIFVQRRKVAGFFQFSTQQTQCPAETVSNLEYASFSSGNTVYAQVTHSNKETKSSNPVKNYDSTTIYSEVNHPQERKPIYSKTTAHHNVV from the exons GGAACTCAGTTTCAGAAGACAGCTCACCCCCACTGGTTGTGAACGGGGTCCTGGGGGAGTCTGTAACTCTTCCCTCAAACTTTTCTGAGAAAGAGAACATCATGTCCATCACCTGGCTTCACAAGGGAAACTCTGTCATCTTCATATCgccaaaagaagcaaaaatacagGTGACTGATCCAAAACGGAAAGATCAACTGAATGTCACCAAGTCCTACTCCTTGCAGATCAACAATCTGACAATGGCAGACGTGGGACATTACCGTGCCCAGATAACCACATCAAACTCTTATCTGAACACCGATTATAACCTGCAGATCTTCA gacgactgagcaacttacaagTAGCCCATCACACCAAACGTTCTGAAAATAATACTTGTGAGATCCAGCTGACCTGCTCTGTGGAGAATCCAAATGATAACGTCTCATTCAGGTGGCAGGTTGCAGGAATTCCATATCATAGTGAAACAAATCTCTCTATATCCTGGGACCCCAAGAGCCTCAGTGAAGAGACCTACACCTGCATAGCTGAGAATCCTGTCAGCTTTTTATCCTCCTCTGTCTCTGACAAGAGTGTCTGTGAAG gtGTTATTAATGGGAAAAATGAATACCTGGATATCAGATGGATTATCATTGTGGTTGTTTTGACATGTATATTCTTCATTGcattgatatttatatttgttcaGAGGAGAAAAGTAGcag gtttcttTCAATTCTCTACTCAGCAAACCCAGTGTCCTG CAGAGACTGTGAGTAACTTAGAGTACGCTTCCTTCTCTTCAGGGAACACTGTGTATGCGCAGGTCACCCATTCAAACAAG GAAACAAAAAGCTCAAATCCTGTGAAAAACTATGACTCCACCACAATCTACTCTGAAGTTAATCATCCCCAAGAG AGGAAGCCCATTTATTCCAAGACAACTGCCCATCACAACGTCGTGTAA